A stretch of the Medicago truncatula cultivar Jemalong A17 chromosome 5, MtrunA17r5.0-ANR, whole genome shotgun sequence genome encodes the following:
- the LOC11434435 gene encoding uncharacterized protein, with translation MDLSLTLTSNPSSTSLSHFSKLCEFHQRKKRVSFFDVSRVVSVRCVKASAERTGDTIDDRGETRTGFTTPAAMEVTTTFNRGFNDAAGAADFPVWEKIGAVVRLSYGIGIYGAMAVAGSFICSITGIDSLGGFHLSLDAIVQGLGYAVPPIMALLFILDDEVVKLSPYARAIRDVEDEELWSFFYGMSPLQFILMVAASSVGEELFYRAAVQGALADIFLRGSNLIQDVRGMASLTGVLPPFVPFAQALAAVLTAVLTGSLYYVAASPKDPTYIVAPVLQSRASRQDLKKLFEAWYEKRQMKKIYSPLLEGLLALYLGFEWIQTNNILSPIITHGIYSTVILGHGLWKIHDHRRRLRQRIQQLKSEEKNSN, from the exons atggaCCTTTCTCTAACACTAACGTCAAACCCTTCTTCAACTTCACTCTCTCATTTCTCAAAACTATGTGAATTTCATCAAAGGAAGAAAAGGGTTTCTTTCTTTGATGTTTCAAGAGTTGTTTCTGTGCGGTGTGTTAAAGCTTCTGCAGAGAGAACTGGTGATACCATAGATGATAGAGGTGAGACAAGAACCGGGTTCACTACACCTGCAGCTATGGAAGTCACCACCACATTCAACCGTGGTTTCAATGATGCTGCTGGTGCTGCTGACTTTCCTGTTTGGGAAAAAATTGGTGCTGTTGTTAGACTCAGCTATGGAATCG GGATTTATGGTGCTATGGCTGTTGCCGGAAGTTTTATATGTTCGATTACTGGAATTGACTCTCTTGGGGGTTTTCATCTATCATTAGATGCTATTGTTCAAGGGCTTGGATATGCAGTTCCTCCAATTATGGCTCTTCTTTTTATACTTGAT GATGAAGTTGTGAAGTTATCACCCTATGCCCGTGCCATTAGAGACGTAGAGGATGAAGAACTATGGAGTTTTTTCTATGGCATGTCCCCTTTGCAG TTTATACTGATGGTTGCTGCAAGTTCGGTGGGAGAGGAGCTCTTCTACAGGGCTGCAGTTCAG GGGGCACTGGCTGATATATTTTTACGAGGCAGTAATCTTATACAAGATGTTCGTGGAATGGCATCTTTG ACAGGGGTACTGCCACCATTTGTTCCATTTGCTCAGGCACTTGCAGCTGTACTTACAGCTGTCCTCACCGGTTCTCTCTATTATGTGGCTGCCTCTCCTAAAG aTCCTACTTATATTGTTGCGCCTGTTTTACAATCTCGTGCTAGTCGTCAAgatttgaaaaagctgtttgAAG CATGGTATGAGAAAAggcaaatgaaaaaaatctattCCCCACTTCTGGAAGGACTATTAGCTCTCTACCTCGGTTTTGAGTGGATCCAA ACAAATAATATTCTTTCTCCGATTATCACGCATGGGATTTACTCCACTGTTATATTGGGACATGGCCTTTGGAAGATACACGACCACCGGCGAAGACTAAGGCAGAGAATCCAACAACtcaaatcagaagaaaaaaattccaaCTAG
- the LOC11420531 gene encoding acetylornithine deacetylase translates to MTTPTKNLLETLGNLEKDSFIPLLTNLIGESRHVQNNPPELIPEEDRVVKHVLNSLLPLSTTTGGGPLIINHVTYFPGRGNLIVEYPGTVPGKILSFVGCHMDVVTANPNDWDFDPFTLSIDGDKLKGRGTTDCLGHVALVTELMKKLGETKPNLKSTVVAVFIANEENSAITGVGVDALVQDGLLNKLKEGPLFWIDTADKQPCVGTGGMIPWKLHVTGKMFHSGLAHKAINPLELAMDAIKEIQLKFYNDFPPHPQEQVYGFATPSTMKPTQWSYPGGGINQIPGECTISGDVRLTPFYNVKDVMKKLQEYVDEINENIHKLESRGPVSKYALSDENLRGSLTLTFDEANSGVACNLDSRGFHVLCKATEEIVGHVKPFSITGSLPLIRELKDEGFDVQCCGYGLMATYHAQNEYCLFTDMCQGYRVFASIIAQLED, encoded by the exons ATGACTACACCAACGAAGAACTTGTTAGAAACACTAGGAAACTTAGAGAAGGATTCATTCATACCCCTTCTCACGAACCTAATCGGTGAATCGAGACACGTGCAGAACAACCCACCGGAACTGATTCCTGAAGAAGACAGAGTAGTCAAGCACGTGTTAAACTCGCTATTACCGCTCAGCACCACCACCGGCGGTGGTCCGTTAATCATCAACCATGTTACCTATTTCCCTGGCAGAGGTAACCTCATCGTCGAGTACCCTGGTACCGTTCCCGGCAAGATCCTCTCCTTTGTTGGATGTCACATGGACGTCGTCACCGCCAATCCCAACGATTGG GATTTTGATCCGTTTACTTTGAGCATTGATGGAGATAAATTGAAGGGACGTGGAACTACGGATTGTTTGGGACATGTGGCACTTGTTACTGAACTGATGAAGAAGCTTGGTGAAACAAAGCCGAATTTGAAATCAACTGTTGTTGCTGTTTTTATTGCAAATGAAGAGAATTCTGCTATAACTGGTGTTGGTGTTGATGCACTTGTTCAAGATGGGTTGCTCAATAAGCTAAAGGAAGGTCCTTT GTTTTGGATCGACACTGCTGATAAACAACCTTGTGTTGGAACTGGTGGTATGATACCTTGGAAACTTCATGTCACTGGAAAAATGTTTCATAGTGGATTAGCTCACAAG GCTATAAATCCCCTGGAGCTAGCCATGGATGCGATAAAGGAAATCCAACTGAAATTTTACAATGACTTCCCACCTCATCCTCAAGAACAGGTTTATGGGTTTGCAACCCCTTCCACCATGAAACCAACCCAGTGGAGCT ATCCTGGAGGTGGAATCAACCAAATTCCAGGGGAATGTACCATTTCAGGAGACGTCAG GTTAACTCCATTCTACAA TGTGAAGGATGTAATGAAGAAGCTGCAAGAATATGTTGACGAAATTAATGAGAATATACATAAGCTAGAATCTCGGGGTCCAGTTTCAAAATATGCCTTATCTGATGAAAACTTAAGGGGGAG CCTAACTCTAACTTTTGATGAGGCTAATTCTGGAGTTGCTTGTAATCTCGATTCTAGAGGTTTCCATGTTTTATGCAAAGCAACTGAGGAAATTGTTGGCCATGTAAAGCCTTTCTCAATTACTGGGAGCTTGCCTCTCATTCGGGAACTTAAG GATGAAGGTTTTGATGTTCAGTGTTGTGGCTATG GTCTGATGGCGACGTACCATGCCCAGAATGAGTACTGTCTATTTACAGATATGTGTCAAGGATACCGGGTGTTTGCAAGCATCATCGCGCAATTGGAAGACTGA